ACCTGACAGGTGTTTCGGTGAGGTTCAGACGGTCGGTTTTTTCTTGTGTTGAGGTGTTCTTTTTCTTCAGCCACAGCACAATTTCAAGAAGACATAATCCACCGAAACAGATGGCGAGGAATCGTATATATGTAGCTGTTGAATGCTGCACCATTTCTGGAAAGGCTGCTGTGCTCCTGTAGAGCAGAACGGAAAGAACCAGAAACAGACTGAGAAGCAGAAGTTCCGTTGCTTGTTTTGTCATGGTTTTTTACCAGGGGGTTGAGTCATAGAATTTCTGGGTTTCTGCCTGCAGATCCACGAGGTATTGACGATAATCTTCTCCCTTCATCGGCAGGAGAATCATGACATCTTTTTTACAGTTGGCAATAAATTCAGGATCGTTCATGACATCCTGGAGCAGTTTGTCCAGTGTAGCCGCAATTTCCTTGCTGATTCCTGCCGGTGCGACAAAACCTCTGGTGGCAGTCATGCTCACATCGAGACCCTGTTCTCTGGCGGTTGGAACATCGGGAAGAATGTCGGAACGCTTGGAGTCCATTATCGCAATGATTCGTGCGGTTCCGGCCTTGTGCTGTGCCTGGAGCTGGGTCAGGTTCATGAAGGAGGCATCAATATGGCCACCGAGAATGAGTGATTTCTGTTCAGTGGAACCTTTGGTGGGCATGAGGTTGAACTTGGCCCCGGTCTTGTTTTCGAATTTCTTGGCGGCGACAAAATCATCAGAACCAATACCGTTGACCGCTACCGTGAGATTTGCTGCCTTGGCGGCCTTGATAAAATCCTGAAGGTTTTTTATCGGGCTGTCCTTTGGAACGGCAATGATAAGCGGGTCCTGCATCATGTTGGCAATAATATGAAAACTGTCGAGCGTGTATTTTGCACGTTTGGCGACGATATGGGAAACAATCTGTGTTGTGAACATCATACCGATTGTATAACCGTCAGCCTTTGCCCTGGCTATTTCCTCAAA
The DNA window shown above is from Desulfomarina profundi and carries:
- a CDS encoding tripartite tricarboxylate transporter TctB family protein — translated: MTKQATELLLLSLFLVLSVLLYRSTAAFPEMVQHSTATYIRFLAICFGGLCLLEIVLWLKKKNTSTQEKTDRLNLTETPVRFWGLLILMFVYSILLEPLGFYIGSSFFLPAAMYLLGTRKTPHIIFTSVGVLVFVYLVFDKLLEVPLPESSLF
- a CDS encoding Bug family tripartite tricarboxylate transporter substrate binding protein; the encoded protein is MRKLLTLVSILFFAFSGLAQASYPSKPIKIIVPSKAGGSTDTSARLFVKTAKKYLKGADFVIKNVPGSGGKKGFEEIARAKADGYTIGMMFTTQIVSHIVAKRAKYTLDSFHIIANMMQDPLIIAVPKDSPIKNLQDFIKAAKAANLTVAVNGIGSDDFVAAKKFENKTGAKFNLMPTKGSTEQKSLILGGHIDASFMNLTQLQAQHKAGTARIIAIMDSKRSDILPDVPTAREQGLDVSMTATRGFVAPAGISKEIAATLDKLLQDVMNDPEFIANCKKDVMILLPMKGEDYRQYLVDLQAETQKFYDSTPW